One stretch of Limnohabitans sp. DNA includes these proteins:
- a CDS encoding 2Fe-2S iron-sulfur cluster-binding protein → MSAPRFHDLPIARINPEAAGAVAITLNVPTELRSSFDFQPGQFLTLRADIAGTDVRRSYSISSARSQLQKQGMLEVGIRPVHGGVFSNWAATQLQAGDTLRVMPPDGRFVVQRPRAIHRVGFAAGSGITPILSILSSTLEEQPDSKFTLVYGNRRMDSVMFNEALQDLKDRYPSRLTLIHILSRQAQEVPLLEGRIDADKVQAIIDAFLPVGSMDEVFVCGPEAMIEATEQALLTAGVKAERIRTERFSSPTLDALPPETRAKAVLGHPATREQGEVQLTLVLDGKPYNLPMNRNEKILDIALSLGLDLPYSCKAGVCCTCRCKVMEGTTEMEKNFTLEKPEVEQGFILSCQARPTSGRVVVSFDER, encoded by the coding sequence ATGTCCGCACCCCGATTTCATGACCTCCCGATCGCACGCATCAACCCCGAAGCGGCTGGAGCGGTGGCGATCACGCTGAACGTGCCCACCGAGCTGCGCAGCAGCTTCGACTTCCAGCCCGGCCAGTTCCTGACCTTGCGCGCCGACATTGCTGGCACCGATGTGCGACGCAGCTACTCCATCAGCTCGGCCCGCAGCCAGCTGCAAAAACAAGGCATGCTCGAGGTGGGCATTCGCCCGGTGCATGGGGGCGTGTTCTCCAACTGGGCCGCCACCCAACTCCAAGCAGGCGACACCTTGCGCGTGATGCCGCCCGATGGGCGCTTTGTGGTGCAGCGCCCCCGTGCGATTCACCGCGTGGGCTTTGCAGCAGGCTCGGGCATCACGCCCATCCTGTCCATCTTGTCGAGCACCCTCGAAGAGCAACCCGACTCGAAGTTCACCTTGGTCTACGGCAACCGCCGCATGGACAGCGTGATGTTCAACGAAGCGCTGCAAGACCTGAAAGACCGCTACCCTTCGCGCCTGACGCTGATCCACATCCTGTCGCGCCAAGCGCAAGAAGTGCCCTTGCTCGAAGGCCGCATTGATGCCGACAAAGTGCAAGCCATCATCGACGCGTTTTTGCCTGTGGGCAGCATGGACGAGGTGTTTGTGTGCGGACCCGAGGCCATGATCGAAGCCACCGAGCAAGCCTTGCTGACGGCCGGCGTGAAAGCCGAACGCATCCGCACAGAGCGCTTCAGCTCACCCACACTCGATGCACTGCCGCCCGAAACCCGCGCCAAAGCCGTGCTGGGCCATCCCGCCACGCGCGAGCAAGGCGAAGTGCAGCTCACGCTGGTGTTGGACGGCAAGCCCTACAACCTGCCGATGAACCGCAACGAAAAGATTCTGGACATCGCCTTATCGCTGGGCCTGGACCTGCCCTACTCGTGCAAGGCCGGGGTGTGCTGCACCTGCCGCTGCAAAGTCATGGAAGGCACAACCGAGATGGAGAAGAACTTCACCCTCGAAAAACCCGAAGTCGAGCAAGGGTTCATCTTGTCCTGCCAGGCACGCCCCACCAGCGGCCGCGTGGTGGTGAGTTTCGACGAGCGCTGA
- the paaD gene encoding 1,2-phenylacetyl-CoA epoxidase subunit PaaD, with protein MSSFTSQPSTADVARAWTLLDSLTDPEIPVVTLRELGILRDVRASDEGLEVVITPTYSGCPAMGAIEDDVKALLQVHGLQGRVVTQLAPAWTTDWMSEAAKDKLRAYGIAPPHACASSGTGAASVVQFAARGAKAEVVHCPQCGSTNTTETSHFGSTACKALYRCLACMEPFDYFKPY; from the coding sequence ATGTCTTCCTTCACTTCGCAGCCCAGCACCGCCGATGTGGCCCGCGCTTGGACCCTGCTCGACAGCTTGACCGACCCGGAAATCCCGGTGGTCACTTTGCGCGAGCTGGGCATTTTGCGCGACGTGCGCGCAAGTGATGAGGGGTTGGAGGTGGTCATCACGCCCACTTACAGCGGCTGCCCCGCCATGGGCGCGATCGAGGACGATGTGAAAGCCCTGTTGCAGGTCCACGGCTTGCAAGGCCGCGTGGTCACGCAGCTGGCCCCCGCCTGGACCACCGACTGGATGAGCGAAGCCGCCAAAGACAAGCTGCGCGCTTATGGCATCGCGCCGCCGCATGCCTGCGCCAGCAGCGGCACAGGGGCGGCCAGCGTAGTGCAGTTTGCAGCGCGCGGGGCCAAAGCCGAGGTGGTGCACTGCCCGCAGTGTGGCTCGACCAACACCACCGAAACTTCCCATTTCGGCTCGACCGCTTGCAAGGCCCTTTACCGGTGCCTGGCCTGCATGGAGCCCTTCGATTACTTCAAACCTTACTGA